A stretch of Geotrypetes seraphini chromosome 2, aGeoSer1.1, whole genome shotgun sequence DNA encodes these proteins:
- the PENK gene encoding LOW QUALITY PROTEIN: proenkephalin-A (The sequence of the model RefSeq protein was modified relative to this genomic sequence to represent the inferred CDS: deleted 2 bases in 1 codon): MALLLRHCSFLVALNACLLLTVRAECNKDCASCTYQLGHHSEINSVACTLECEGKLPSSKAWDSCKELLQLAKLDLSQEREKDQENDENLILAKKYGGFMKRYGGFMKKMGELYHIEPEEENNDGEILPKRYGGFMKKGSDRDVSDLLKELLSSDGGDNSETGHYKDSYDRPGEVSKRYGGFMRGFKRSPELEDEAKELQKRYGGFMRRVGRPEWWLDYQKRYGGFMRRFADSFPSDEDAESYSKEIPEMEKRYGGFMRF; encoded by the exons ATGGCTTTGCTACTGAGGCACTGCAGCTTTTTGGTGGCTCTTAATGCCTGTCTCCTCCTTACAGTCCGGGCAGAATGCAACAAGGACTGTGCTTCCTGCACCTACCAGCTGGGGCACCACTCAGAAATCAACTCTGTG GCTTGCACATTAGAATGCGAAGGGAAACTACCATCTTCCAAAGCCTGGGACTCCTGCAAAGAGCTGCTGCAACTGGCTAAACTAGATCTTTCccaagaaagagagaaggaccaAGAAAATGATGAGAACCTCATACTAGCCAAGAAATATGGAGGATTCATGAAAAGATATGGTGGCTTCATGAAGAAGATGGGTGAGCTTTACCATATAGAACCAGAGGAAGAAAACAATGATGGCGAGATCCTTCCTAAAAGATATGGAGGGTTTATGAAGAAGGGCTCAGATAGAGATGTCTCTGATCTTCTCAAAGAGTTGCTTAGTAGTGATGGTGGGGATAATTCTGAAACTGGACATTACAAAGACAGTTATGATAGGCCAGGTGAAGTCAGCAAAAGGTATGGGGGTTTCATGAGAGGTTTTAAGAGGAGCCCAGAACTTGAAGATGAAGCCAAGGAGCTGCAGAAGAGATATGGTGGCTTTATGAGAAGAGTAGGGAGGCCAGAGTGGTGGTTGGATTACCAGAAACGATATGGTGGATTTATGAGACGCTTCGCTGATTCCTTT CCATCGGATGAAGATGCAGAAAGCTATTCCAAAGAAATTCCAGAGATGGAAAAGAGATATGGTGGATTTATGAGATTTTAG